The DNA segment TCTTGCTCTTTTGCCTGGCTTTAGAAAATCGGTAAACTCTCTTAGCGAAAGAGCACAGGTCAATTTTGACCTGGGCAATTACCCCGAAGCAACCAGTGACCTCAAACTGGCCGTTGAGCAAAAACCAGAAGCCAAACTTTATAGCCTGATGGCTCTCTCTCTTGCTCATCAGGGTGATGCCAGTGCCGCAAGAGATGCTATGCAAAAGGCGACGCAAGCGGATAGCAACTTAAACTCACTCAATCTAACCAGAGCCCGCATGGAAAATTTGCTGGGTCAATCAATCACCGCTATCGATAGATACACCGAGTATCTAGTTAAAAACCCCAGCGACAAACAAGCACTGACAGAGCGTAGCGCGCTTTATATGCAGCGCAAACAATGGGCCAGCGCCGCCAGCGATCTAAAAGCAGCAATAGCACTGGGGCAAGAGCAAAGCGCAATCAAAAACGATTTGGCCAAGTGTCAGTCGATTATGTCTCAAACAGCCAAAGTATCACTCGATCTGCCCAAACAAGTGATCATTAACTTTGACAAAATGGATACTGCCACTGTCAACAAAAACGCCATGAGCGCCTACAACAGTGACGATATGCAAATTGCTGCCATTTATCTCGACGAGCTGGTCAAAAGACAACCCGACAACGCCCGCGCCAGACAATATCTAGCTCACAGTCAGGCAAAATGCGGTAATCATGACCAGGCTGTAGCAAACTTTGGTACGCTCCACGCCATGGGCGCCCTGACAGTATCCGACAAGATTGCCTATGCCTCATCTCTCTCGGCAAGTGGTCTGAGCCATGACGCCGTTGCTATAATGAGCGAGGCCCATCAGTCGCAGCCAGCTAACGCAGATGTTACCGTTGCCCTGGCCCAGATTGCTCTCAGCCTCCGGCAAAATAGACCAGGCAATGGCTCTTTGCAAAGCCAGTATGCATCAAACCAACGCCCAGGCAGCCCAGCAACTAAGTCATCTATATCAGTCACTGACCACACAAAAACAACGTGCCCTCGAAAAACCAGGCGAAGCTAGCGCTCCAGCTAGTACGGAAGGATAAATAGATGTCCGAAGAAACCCTCGGCAAAACAAGTCGCAGGGAAGCTCTAACGTCGCTATTAATTGCACTCTATCTATCCTGTCAGATAGCCTGGTTGTCGCTCGACTCCCCACTGAGGACAAGAATTGTAGAGCCATTCACACAATTCTGGCTTTTCTGGGGTTTGGACCAAAACTGGCGGCTTTTTTCGCCAGAAATCAAAAACATCAACTTCCATACAGTGGCAGTAATTACCTTTGAGGATGGCAGCAAGCTCAACTGGGAGCTGCCCCGGATGAAACGCCTCAACTACTGGGAGCGCTTTAGAGACGAAAAGTATCGCAAATGGTGCGTCGACTCATTACCCTGGCCAGACTACAAAGAATTTTGGCCAGATTTTGCCCGCTACGCCGGGCGCAAATACTACCAGCCAAACAATAAACCAGTGTCACTATCACTGCTACTTTACTGGATTGAAATCCCCAAACCAGAAGCAAAAATAGTACCCGTAGCAAAATTACCCGAACACACTAAAGTAAATACGGTTTTTTATTACCGCTATAAAGCCAGTGACTTTGCCCCGGAGGTCATTGCTAAGCCATGAAGCTGAGCTCTCTCTACGGCTACTGGCGAGACTTCTGGTTTGCTCCAGAAGGCACACTAACCATCGGCATTTACCGCATACTCTACGGCATTTTGATATTACAGATTGCCCTGGTCCATTTAAATGGCCGCTTTAGCGAATGGTACGGCAATCAAGCTGTCATTCCTTTACCTACAGTGATAAAGCATTTCTGGTATAACGAGCCACGCTTCGATTTATTTTTGCTTTTTCCTCAGACAGAGCCTACGTTTACCATCTTTTATTTTGTTCTGGTATCGTCGGCATTTTGTCTCACATTTGGCTTATTTAGCAATTTTAGTGCCATGCTAGTCTGGCTTTTGCTGCTCTCAATGCATCACCAGGACCCTTACAATATCAATGGTGGAGATGCCTTTTTAAGAGCTGTGGGACCGTTTTTAGCGCTATCACATTGTGGTGATCGTTTTAGTCTTGATGCCATTATCGACAAAAAACGTGGCATCACAAGACCAGAGCGTCGTGCTCCCTGGGCCCAGAGACTGATTCAAGTGCAACTGGCACTGGTCTACTGGCAGACTTTTGTCTGCAAAGTATCAGGCGGACAGTGGCTCGATGGCACAGCCGTATACTATGCCACCAGACTTGATGACATGCTTAGATTCCCTCTGCCACTGGTATCGGACTACAGACCAATGTTTACGATGGCTACCTGGTTTACTCTCATTATTGAGT comes from the Candidatus Obscuribacter sp. genome and includes:
- a CDS encoding HTTM domain-containing protein — its product is MKLSSLYGYWRDFWFAPEGTLTIGIYRILYGILILQIALVHLNGRFSEWYGNQAVIPLPTVIKHFWYNEPRFDLFLLFPQTEPTFTIFYFVLVSSAFCLTFGLFSNFSAMLVWLLLLSMHHQDPYNINGGDAFLRAVGPFLALSHCGDRFSLDAIIDKKRGITRPERRAPWAQRLIQVQLALVYWQTFVCKVSGGQWLDGTAVYYATRLDDMLRFPLPLVSDYRPMFTMATWFTLIIEFFGFTLIFVKECKYFVVIGLIALHLGIEYMINLPVFEWAFIFALFTFVESNHVQILLNWAKSALTPKPVLHEV